The following are from one region of the Alicyclobacillus fastidiosus genome:
- a CDS encoding serine hydrolase, translating to MTLSVNAHRLQRIAEIVRREIEEENIPGAVVAVGRGEDTAYFEAFGYAENVNGLTRQMTKETVFDLASLTKVTATLPAVLSLVDDGDIRLNDPVALFIPEFTDASKGVVTVRHLLTHSAGLVPSRLFYELFNTPEAITAAIRREGIGITPGVRTEYSDIGFMLLGEIVKAVSGLSLDQFASERVFTQLGMSDTMFCPPPSTFARIAATEHGKVGIVHDENAEALGGVSGHAGLFASMADLISYVGMWLGHKPLLSFAVRRLAVQNHTPSLPGNRGLGWVCRHDAYDHTGDLWPETTVGHTGFTGTSLAFDPASGLWMIILTNDVHYGRQKKAVIRLRHRLHNVAASAIRWE from the coding sequence GTGACATTGTCGGTAAACGCCCACCGGTTGCAGAGGATTGCAGAAATCGTCCGGCGTGAGATCGAAGAAGAAAACATTCCGGGCGCTGTCGTCGCTGTCGGTCGTGGCGAGGACACGGCCTACTTCGAAGCCTTTGGTTACGCGGAGAACGTGAACGGCTTGACGCGACAGATGACCAAGGAGACGGTGTTCGATTTGGCCTCCTTGACCAAAGTCACAGCCACACTGCCAGCTGTCTTGAGCTTAGTGGACGATGGCGACATTCGGCTCAATGATCCAGTCGCACTCTTCATCCCGGAGTTCACTGACGCCTCTAAGGGCGTTGTCACCGTCCGCCACCTGCTGACGCACTCGGCGGGCCTGGTCCCGTCGCGGCTGTTTTACGAGTTGTTTAACACACCGGAGGCCATTACGGCGGCCATTCGCCGCGAAGGGATTGGCATCACCCCAGGCGTCCGAACGGAGTACAGCGACATCGGCTTCATGTTGCTCGGGGAGATCGTGAAAGCGGTCAGCGGCCTCTCGCTCGACCAGTTTGCCAGCGAACGCGTGTTTACCCAGCTTGGGATGTCCGACACGATGTTCTGCCCACCGCCTTCCACGTTTGCGCGCATTGCTGCGACAGAACATGGGAAGGTCGGCATTGTCCACGATGAGAACGCAGAAGCCCTCGGCGGCGTGTCCGGTCATGCGGGACTCTTTGCTTCCATGGCGGACCTCATCTCGTACGTCGGGATGTGGCTTGGACACAAGCCCCTGCTGTCTTTTGCTGTCCGGCGTTTAGCCGTCCAGAATCACACGCCTTCGCTCCCTGGAAACCGCGGTTTAGGGTGGGTCTGCCGACATGACGCCTACGACCACACGGGTGATCTCTGGCCGGAAACGACTGTTGGCCACACGGGTTTTACGGGCACGAGTTTGGCGTTCGATCCCGCTTCTGGCCTCTGGATGATCATCCTAACCAACGACGTTCACTACGGTCGCCAAAAGAAGGCCGTCATTCGCCTGCGCCATCGACTTCACAACGTAGCCGCGTCGGCGATCAGATGGGAGTGA
- the murQ gene encoding N-acetylmuramic acid 6-phosphate etherase yields MFEHLQTEQINEETEHLDSSSSLEIVTLMNHADKSVPIAVEKVLPKVALAIDQIVVRLKQGGRLIYAGAGTSGRLGILDAAECPPTFSTPPDLVQSIIAGGKEATFRAIENAEDDEPAGAKALSALELSTLDAVVGLSASGRTPFVKGALQHAATHGALTISVSCNPASEIGKLAQIAIDVQTGPEVLAGSTRLKAGTAQKMILNMISTGAMVGLGKVYKNLMVDMKATNFKLQERSKSIIMRATGTTYETAESTLAAADQHVKLAILMIEKGVSADVGKRLLDAAEGHLGNALSIEEGSR; encoded by the coding sequence GTGTTTGAACACCTGCAAACGGAACAAATCAATGAAGAAACGGAGCATCTCGATTCATCCAGTTCCCTTGAAATCGTCACGCTGATGAACCATGCTGACAAATCGGTGCCCATCGCCGTGGAAAAGGTCCTCCCCAAGGTCGCCCTCGCCATCGACCAAATTGTGGTTCGGCTGAAACAGGGCGGTCGCCTCATCTATGCCGGGGCAGGCACGAGTGGTCGTTTGGGCATCCTCGACGCTGCGGAGTGCCCACCCACGTTTAGCACCCCTCCTGATCTCGTACAATCGATCATCGCCGGTGGAAAAGAGGCGACCTTCAGAGCGATCGAAAATGCGGAAGACGACGAACCAGCCGGCGCCAAAGCGCTCTCTGCCCTCGAACTGTCGACTCTGGATGCCGTGGTCGGACTATCTGCGAGCGGGCGAACGCCGTTTGTCAAAGGAGCTTTACAGCACGCGGCGACACATGGTGCCTTAACAATTAGCGTGTCATGCAATCCGGCATCCGAAATCGGCAAACTCGCGCAAATTGCGATTGACGTCCAAACCGGCCCTGAGGTGCTGGCAGGCTCCACCCGCCTAAAAGCGGGGACCGCACAAAAAATGATTCTGAATATGATCAGTACAGGTGCGATGGTAGGGCTGGGTAAAGTCTACAAGAATTTGATGGTGGATATGAAGGCGACCAATTTTAAGTTGCAAGAGCGCTCGAAGAGCATCATTATGCGCGCGACCGGAACCACATACGAGACGGCTGAGAGCACCTTGGCCGCCGCCGACCAGCACGTGAAGCTCGCTATTTTGATGATCGAAAAAGGCGTGTCGGCAGACGTCGGGAAGCGATTACTGGATGCCGCCGAAGGCCATCTAGGGAACGCACTCTCGATCGAGGAGGGGTCCCGGTGA
- a CDS encoding DUF1343 domain-containing protein — protein MVMIGAEMLLHAHRQCITGKQLGLVSNYNVTDSALRSIVELLVEEREWHVAKLFGPEHGMLNCAKEGEQVPSAHDPHTGLPTYSLYGDTLQPTPEMLSDLDALVIDVPDIGSRYYTNMNTMAYCLQACAQNGLECIVLDRPNPIGGVVREGNIPDKKFHSFVGMIDIPNRHGLTMGEIATLYNQTLPVPAPLTVIRCEGWQRSMWQVETGLPFVSPSPNTTNLDMVALYPGTCLFEGTNISEGRGTTHPFEMLGAPFIHAFELADAINAKKLPGIVARPTFFVPTYKKYPGDLCEGIQLHITDRRALRPLTVGLTLIDVISKLYDQHFTFTHQDEEGRYFFDLLAGTDRLRTLVNAGKTMDFLAECDESVQSFNKDIADILLY, from the coding sequence ATGGTCATGATCGGTGCCGAGATGCTGCTTCACGCACATCGCCAGTGCATCACAGGAAAACAGTTGGGGCTCGTGAGCAACTACAACGTCACGGATTCGGCCCTGAGATCGATTGTCGAATTACTGGTAGAAGAAAGAGAGTGGCATGTCGCCAAACTGTTTGGCCCGGAGCACGGCATGTTGAACTGCGCCAAGGAAGGCGAACAGGTGCCTTCGGCTCACGACCCCCACACGGGGCTTCCTACTTACAGCCTGTATGGAGATACACTGCAACCCACGCCGGAGATGTTGTCCGACCTCGACGCCCTGGTCATCGACGTTCCCGACATCGGCTCGCGCTATTATACGAATATGAACACGATGGCCTATTGCCTTCAGGCTTGTGCGCAGAACGGCCTGGAATGCATCGTCCTCGACCGTCCGAACCCGATCGGCGGCGTCGTTCGAGAGGGGAACATTCCTGATAAAAAATTTCACTCCTTCGTTGGTATGATAGATATCCCCAACCGACATGGGTTAACGATGGGTGAAATTGCGACCCTTTACAACCAGACGCTTCCCGTCCCCGCGCCGCTGACCGTCATCCGCTGTGAGGGTTGGCAGCGTTCGATGTGGCAAGTGGAGACTGGACTTCCCTTCGTCTCTCCCTCACCGAACACGACCAACCTAGACATGGTAGCTCTGTATCCTGGAACGTGTCTGTTCGAAGGGACGAATATCAGCGAAGGGCGAGGGACCACCCACCCGTTTGAAATGTTAGGCGCCCCGTTTATCCATGCATTTGAACTGGCCGATGCCATCAACGCAAAAAAACTCCCTGGTATAGTGGCCCGGCCGACATTCTTTGTTCCCACATATAAAAAGTATCCGGGCGACCTGTGTGAGGGCATCCAGCTTCACATTACGGACCGGCGTGCGCTGCGCCCGCTCACGGTGGGCCTCACGCTCATCGATGTCATCTCCAAGCTCTATGACCAGCATTTCACGTTTACACATCAAGATGAGGAAGGCCGCTACTTTTTCGACCTTCTGGCTGGCACAGACCGCCTCCGCACCCTAGTTAACGCGGGCAAAACCATGGATTTCCTTGCGGAGTGTGACGAATCTGTTCAATCGTTTAACAAAGATATAGCCGATATTCTCCTATACTAA
- a CDS encoding MurR/RpiR family transcriptional regulator — protein MVPSGGLIRLREALPRLSDSEARIAEFIIQNPSEFVNLTIQELASRSQSSPAAAVRLWKSLGFTGYQEFKIRVASDVQSNVAEEYSELKVGSSFAAVLRSVEERHLQSIQNTLRLLDESAVEEAVRVIHRASKVMTYGIGASAVVADDLAQKLTRIGFPVYEAADFHKAAVLASQLNDQDVLVLLSHSGATSEVVEVAEIAKRKGAHLIAVTRFGDTPLSRIVDTKLYVSAVEPQVRLGATTSRMAALTVIDVLLVSLANQFREEIYEALEVTRNVVKSHKFRN, from the coding sequence GTGGTGCCAAGTGGGGGTTTGATTCGTCTTCGTGAAGCTCTTCCGAGACTATCTGATTCAGAAGCGAGAATTGCAGAATTTATCATTCAAAACCCGTCTGAGTTCGTCAACTTGACGATACAGGAATTGGCATCTCGTAGCCAGAGCAGTCCTGCTGCCGCTGTTCGCTTGTGGAAGTCACTCGGTTTTACCGGCTATCAGGAATTTAAAATTCGGGTGGCCAGCGACGTTCAATCCAATGTTGCCGAAGAGTACAGCGAGTTGAAAGTCGGCAGTTCCTTCGCGGCGGTGCTTCGGTCTGTGGAAGAAAGACATTTGCAGTCGATTCAGAATACCCTTCGCCTGCTCGATGAATCGGCGGTAGAAGAAGCGGTGCGAGTGATCCATCGCGCCTCCAAAGTGATGACGTATGGAATTGGCGCATCTGCTGTCGTGGCGGACGATTTGGCACAAAAGTTGACGCGGATTGGATTTCCGGTCTACGAGGCTGCGGACTTCCACAAGGCTGCCGTGTTGGCCTCCCAATTGAACGACCAGGACGTTCTCGTCTTGCTCTCTCATTCCGGCGCGACCTCGGAGGTGGTAGAGGTCGCTGAGATCGCCAAGCGAAAAGGAGCCCATCTGATTGCGGTGACTCGCTTTGGCGACACCCCGCTCTCCCGCATTGTCGACACGAAATTGTACGTAAGTGCGGTCGAACCACAGGTTCGACTCGGTGCAACAACGTCTCGCATGGCTGCACTCACCGTGATCGACGTACTGCTCGTCTCTCTGGCGAATCAATTTCGCGAGGAGATATACGAGGCACTTGAGGTCACGAGGAATGTTGTGAAGAGCCACAAATTTCGTAACTGA
- a CDS encoding sugar ABC transporter permease, which translates to MRKRRWPIIVGFLTPALVLYLMFIVYPFLSSIRYSLYNWNGVGPLVDFIGLKNFTYVLFSHEFAPQFWRAVAHNLYFFVLSMILTSIFGLLLAYLLVAVKERASRWFQVIYFIPMVVPPVVVAYIWSMYLEPNYGAISRALTSLHLNVLNVPFLGSGALALPTIAVITAWAGMGFPILIFIAAMINIPEEMIEAAKVDGASRTKIFFSVIFPFIKPTFLTITTLNFVGAFGAFDYIYIMEGTQAGPNYATDVIGTLFYRTAFGGFGTTAQGVGLATALAFVGFIIVMIASAFLVLLQRRASMDL; encoded by the coding sequence TTGCGCAAAAGACGATGGCCAATCATAGTTGGTTTTCTCACGCCGGCACTGGTTCTGTACCTAATGTTTATCGTCTATCCATTTCTCTCTAGTATTCGGTACAGCCTGTATAACTGGAACGGCGTCGGCCCGCTCGTAGACTTTATCGGCCTCAAGAACTTTACTTACGTCCTGTTTTCTCACGAGTTTGCTCCGCAATTCTGGCGAGCTGTCGCACACAATCTGTATTTCTTCGTCCTTTCTATGATTTTGACGTCCATATTCGGCTTGCTTCTCGCCTATCTACTGGTCGCTGTCAAAGAGCGCGCATCTCGCTGGTTTCAAGTGATCTACTTCATTCCGATGGTCGTCCCACCCGTCGTCGTGGCCTACATCTGGAGCATGTACCTCGAGCCCAACTACGGGGCGATTTCACGGGCACTGACCTCGCTTCACTTAAATGTGCTGAATGTTCCGTTTTTGGGGAGCGGTGCTTTGGCCTTGCCGACGATTGCGGTCATCACCGCCTGGGCGGGGATGGGCTTTCCCATTCTCATCTTCATCGCAGCGATGATCAACATTCCGGAAGAGATGATTGAGGCGGCTAAGGTCGATGGAGCGTCGCGCACAAAGATTTTCTTTTCCGTGATCTTTCCTTTCATCAAACCGACTTTTTTGACCATCACAACACTCAATTTTGTCGGCGCGTTCGGCGCGTTTGACTACATCTACATCATGGAAGGAACGCAGGCGGGGCCGAACTATGCGACAGACGTCATCGGCACCCTGTTTTACCGGACTGCGTTCGGTGGATTTGGCACGACCGCACAAGGTGTCGGCCTAGCGACGGCACTGGCATTCGTCGGCTTCATCATCGTGATGATCGCCTCCGCATTTCTCGTGCTCTTGCAGCGAAGGGCGTCGATGGATCTGTAA
- a CDS encoding carbohydrate ABC transporter permease, with protein MHFKRPVIAYLILALFAVIALYPLIDMLLMSFKDLPGIIAQPFSWPTSWHLENYVNAWGEGNLLSYLINTAIVSVVSVTVITFFSSMAAYVIARFNFKGNQIIYLTFLAGLALPIQMIAVPLFILMKQMYLIDNLLSVILIYSASGLSFSVFLLVNFIRSVPKDLEEAAFIDGAGYLQTYWHVILPLIRPSLSTTALLNFISAWNGFFFPLILLTNPNRMTVAVGVLSFVGQYSTQWNLLLPALVIVMLPTIIVFVFASRQFIRNMTAGAVKM; from the coding sequence ATGCACTTCAAGCGCCCAGTGATTGCCTATCTCATATTGGCTCTGTTTGCCGTCATCGCGCTGTATCCGTTGATCGATATGCTGCTTATGTCGTTCAAGGACCTTCCCGGTATTATTGCGCAGCCGTTTAGTTGGCCGACCAGTTGGCATTTGGAAAACTACGTGAACGCGTGGGGAGAGGGAAACCTCTTGTCCTACCTCATCAACACGGCCATCGTCTCCGTCGTGTCGGTCACCGTCATCACTTTTTTCTCGTCGATGGCGGCGTACGTCATCGCCCGGTTTAACTTTAAGGGCAACCAGATCATCTACCTGACGTTCCTCGCTGGCCTTGCCCTGCCGATTCAAATGATCGCCGTGCCTCTGTTTATTCTCATGAAGCAGATGTACCTGATTGACAATCTACTGTCTGTCATCCTCATTTATTCGGCGAGTGGACTGTCTTTTAGCGTCTTCTTGCTTGTCAATTTTATCCGCAGTGTTCCGAAGGACTTGGAGGAGGCGGCATTTATCGATGGCGCGGGTTACCTGCAAACCTACTGGCACGTCATCCTCCCGCTGATTCGGCCATCTTTAAGCACGACGGCATTGCTCAACTTCATTTCTGCGTGGAACGGATTTTTCTTTCCGCTCATTCTGCTCACCAACCCGAATCGAATGACTGTTGCGGTGGGGGTGCTGTCGTTTGTCGGCCAATATTCCACGCAGTGGAATTTGTTGCTTCCCGCCTTGGTCATCGTCATGTTGCCGACCATCATCGTGTTCGTATTTGCGTCGCGCCAATTCATTCGCAACATGACAGCGGGAGCCGTGAAGATGTAA
- a CDS encoding extracellular solute-binding protein, translating into MKKTKKAMLSTLALALAATGTLAGCGTGGGGTPTVTVWSWRSQDAALWKQVQAALNAKGDKVNIQFRAINATSYDSVLQTAMDGGKGPDIFYGRAGVGTLDYAAANMISPVDKIANLSSINSAALQSVQWKGKTYGVPFAIQTMEVFYNKDIFKKYGLSVPKTWADFLHVCQVLKSHNVTPISTMGIQSWMLALNFDEIGATMLGNQFTQQLVDKQAKYTDAPYVDALSKYQSLAPYFESNFKAVGSAGNEQETQFALGNAAMVMDGIFDVPTIQQFNPKLNMGAFLIPPATSTQSAKIDWYVDGDIAMNSKISNTAEQKAAQEVLAFTATKQFGQDFSDIAGEISPIAGVQVPKKYPLSIQAYNWYQTVPISPIFSIRSPMDTPPPTPITSQTKNAASNDAGIYSAEQKVLLPLLTNQMTPAKAADEVQQTVNWYFK; encoded by the coding sequence ATGAAAAAGACGAAAAAGGCGATGTTATCGACCCTTGCATTGGCTCTGGCGGCAACTGGGACACTCGCAGGTTGTGGAACAGGAGGGGGAGGGACCCCGACCGTGACCGTGTGGTCTTGGCGCTCCCAGGACGCGGCCCTATGGAAACAGGTGCAGGCGGCTCTAAATGCCAAAGGGGACAAGGTGAACATTCAGTTCCGCGCCATCAACGCCACGAGTTATGACTCCGTGTTGCAGACGGCGATGGATGGCGGTAAAGGCCCCGATATCTTCTATGGGAGAGCGGGCGTTGGAACGCTGGATTACGCAGCAGCCAACATGATAAGCCCTGTGGATAAGATCGCAAACTTGTCGAGCATCAACTCGGCCGCCTTGCAGTCTGTGCAGTGGAAAGGCAAGACGTATGGCGTCCCGTTCGCAATTCAGACGATGGAGGTCTTCTACAACAAGGACATTTTTAAGAAGTATGGATTGTCTGTGCCGAAGACGTGGGCTGACTTTCTGCACGTCTGTCAGGTGCTGAAGTCCCACAATGTCACGCCGATCTCGACGATGGGGATTCAAAGCTGGATGCTTGCGCTCAACTTTGATGAAATTGGCGCAACGATGCTTGGGAATCAATTCACGCAGCAGTTGGTCGACAAACAGGCGAAGTACACAGACGCACCCTATGTCGACGCACTGAGCAAATATCAGTCGCTCGCCCCGTATTTCGAATCGAACTTCAAGGCTGTAGGTTCAGCTGGGAATGAGCAGGAGACCCAATTCGCGCTCGGCAATGCGGCAATGGTCATGGACGGCATCTTCGATGTGCCCACCATCCAGCAATTCAATCCCAAATTGAACATGGGGGCCTTCCTGATTCCTCCAGCGACTTCGACGCAATCTGCGAAGATTGATTGGTACGTGGACGGAGATATTGCCATGAACAGCAAGATCTCGAATACTGCGGAGCAAAAAGCCGCTCAGGAGGTCTTGGCATTTACGGCGACGAAGCAGTTTGGTCAAGATTTCTCCGATATCGCAGGTGAGATTTCACCAATTGCCGGCGTTCAGGTCCCCAAGAAGTATCCACTGTCGATTCAAGCTTACAATTGGTATCAGACGGTACCGATTAGCCCAATATTCAGTATCCGTAGTCCAATGGACACACCGCCGCCGACCCCGATCACGAGCCAGACGAAAAATGCAGCGAGCAATGACGCAGGTATTTACTCGGCGGAACAAAAAGTGCTCTTGCCGCTTTTGACCAACCAGATGACTCCGGCAAAAGCCGCAGACGAAGTACAGCAAACGGTAAACTGGTACTTCAAGTAA
- a CDS encoding NlpC/P60 family protein → MDEQLPGVSVEMLCPQYWMSRCQDGRVYHVDACNKRIAQSGPLYSLTQVAQFPIVKPTRPSEVRFDEQGRAIEDVGWDFIESVSRVRTCSPTPGFAVESTDLRRFAVATPAFQSAADKEFDLIQDTALHTFEPLVVAGESQDGHWLYVYTTTYRGFVAKQSVAVTTWDRFEQLRASTPFVVVTKPFTLSQPQPYDATVSHRWLEFAAVLPLAERQEALGRQHVLGNVCVLLPVRGNDGELMMRPAYVRQADVHVGWLPFKRESCVSMAFTLLHERYGWGGRLGVHDCSSFTRDVYRTMGVELPRDAAVQETALPWRIPFATGLTRRDRCRRLEQLHPGDLLYMPGHTMIYLGSIQGTPYVIHDFAGYVEEGTEIPINQVMVSTLDIQTKSGATYLEKLSSAGAVMVQ, encoded by the coding sequence ATGGATGAACAACTTCCAGGTGTCTCTGTCGAAATGTTGTGCCCACAGTACTGGATGAGTCGATGTCAGGACGGGCGCGTCTACCACGTGGATGCGTGTAACAAGCGGATCGCTCAGTCAGGACCACTGTATTCCCTGACGCAGGTGGCACAATTCCCAATCGTAAAGCCAACCCGCCCATCCGAGGTTCGATTCGATGAACAGGGAAGAGCGATCGAGGACGTGGGCTGGGACTTCATCGAGAGCGTTTCACGGGTTCGAACTTGTTCACCAACGCCAGGATTTGCTGTGGAGTCTACAGACTTGCGCCGCTTTGCTGTGGCGACACCCGCATTCCAATCCGCTGCGGATAAAGAGTTTGACTTGATCCAGGACACTGCCCTCCACACGTTCGAACCGCTCGTCGTGGCGGGGGAGAGTCAGGATGGCCACTGGCTCTACGTCTACACAACGACGTATCGCGGATTTGTCGCGAAGCAGTCCGTCGCTGTGACGACGTGGGATCGCTTTGAACAATTGCGAGCCAGTACGCCATTTGTCGTTGTGACGAAACCGTTTACGCTAAGTCAGCCGCAGCCCTACGATGCGACGGTCTCGCACAGATGGCTGGAGTTTGCCGCCGTTCTACCGCTGGCGGAGAGACAAGAAGCCTTAGGAAGACAACATGTTCTGGGCAACGTCTGCGTCTTGCTGCCCGTGCGCGGGAACGACGGAGAATTGATGATGCGTCCGGCGTACGTGAGGCAGGCGGACGTGCACGTAGGGTGGCTTCCCTTCAAGCGCGAATCGTGTGTTTCGATGGCCTTTACACTGCTGCACGAGCGATATGGTTGGGGTGGGCGACTCGGAGTTCACGACTGCTCCAGCTTCACGCGAGACGTGTACCGAACGATGGGGGTAGAGTTGCCGCGCGACGCTGCTGTGCAGGAGACGGCGCTGCCTTGGCGGATCCCATTTGCCACGGGACTCACTCGTCGTGATAGGTGCCGGCGTTTGGAACAACTTCATCCTGGCGATTTGCTCTATATGCCAGGACACACCATGATCTACCTCGGTTCCATTCAAGGTACACCTTATGTCATCCACGATTTCGCCGGATATGTGGAGGAAGGTACTGAAATACCGATTAATCAGGTGATGGTCTCCACACTCGACATTCAGACAAAGTCAGGTGCCACTTATCTCGAAAAGCTTTCCTCTGCCGGGGCGGTGATGGTGCAGTGA